The Halostagnicola larsenii XH-48 region GTCTCCGCGAACGCCTCGACCGCTCCCGACTCGAGGTCGCACTCGAGCAGGTCGAACGTCACCGAATCGTCCGGCGAGCGGTCGCCCTCGACTGCCTTCCGCGCGTAGTAGACCGTGTTGCTGTCTCCCCACGTCGGTCCGACGTGGTCCGCGTCGCCGTCCGTGAGTCGCTCGATTGCGGACGCGTCGTCCGCGCTCTCGAGCGCCCGTTCCACGTCGAGAACGTAGACGTGCGCCCGTTTCCCGTCGAGGTACTGCGTTCCGGCCCGGTAGATCATACGGTCGATCACGCGCGGATCGGGCGCTTCCGGTTCGTAGTCGGGCTCGACCGCGAGGTCCCGGCCTTCCTCCCGGTCGGCCTCCGTCACGGACTGGGCGAACAGGATCTTCGTCCCGTCGGGGCTCCACTCGAGGCCGGAAACGCCGCCGCCGACGCTCGTCACCTGCCTCGCCTCGCCGCCGTCTGCGGGGAGGACCCACAGCTGTGGGCGGTCGTCGTCCGCACCTCGAGTGCTGACGAACGCGAGATATTCTCCGTCGGGGCTCCACCGGGGTTCGCCGTCGACGCCGTCGGCGATAGTGAACTGCCTCGAGTCGGCCCCGCCGAGCGAGACGACGTGAATCGTCGCTTCGTAGCGCTCTTCGTCCGTCGGAACGCTCTCGACGTAGGCGATACGTTCGCTGTCGGGCGATATATGGGGACTCCCGACCTGCATGAGGTCGTTGTAATCGTCGGCGGAAACCGTTCTCATGATGAATGTCACCTCCGCACACGAATTAGCAGTTTCGATTCGATAGTAGCTCGCCGCCGCACACGAATCGGATCCTGGTCAGATGTTCACTCGAGGTCCACTCGACCGCTCGTCGCACTCCGAAGCCGGTCCTCGAACGCTTCGCGCTCGGCGAGCGGAACGCGAACGTCGAACGAGACCTCGGCCTCGTAGGTCGCGCCGAACTCGTAGCCCTCGCTCTCTATGATTCCTCTGACGGTTCCGGAGTCGTCGTACTCGACGGTGATCGCGATTCGTTCGTGGGGCCGTTCTTCGACGATGCCCGCCGCCTCGACGGCGTCTTTGACCGCCCTCGAGTAGGCCCGGACGAGGCCGCCGACGCCGAGGTTCGTTCCGCCGTAGTACCGCGTCACGACGACCGCGCAGTTCTCTACGTCTTCTTGCTCGAGGACGTTCAGCGCCGGCTTCCCCGCGGAGCCCGAGGGTTCGCCGTCGTCGCTCGAGTACTCGCGCAGAAAGTCCCCGTCCGCGTCGGCTCGCACCCGATAGGCGGGCACGTTGTGGGTCGCATCTGCGTACTCCCGCTCGACCGTCTCGACGAACGCCTCCGCCGCGTCGACGGATTCGACGGGCCGGGCGTGGCCGAGAAACTCCGATCCCTGGACGACGAACTCGGCGGTGGCGGGTTCGGCGATGGTGCGGTAGGTGTCGGTCACTGGTGGATGCGATGGTGTCGACCGTGCGGTGTGTCGATCGGAGCTTGCGTTCCGTTTAGGCGTACGATTCCGTTACTGGAGTTCGATCTTGCGGACGAACGTGATCTCGCGCAGGTCCGTAAAGAGATCGCCCGGAAGTTCCTCGTCGGTGACGAGGTACAGACGCGGGTCGTCGGTGAACTCGGGATCCTCGCTGATCGTCTGGCGGATCGAGATGTCGTGATCTGCCAGCAGGCCCGTGATCGTCGCGACGATGCCTTTCTCGTCCGCGTCGTCGACCTCGATCGAGAGGACGGTCAGATCGAGCACGGGTGCGAGGTCCATCAGGCTCGGAACCTGCGAGATGTTCTGGAAGATCCGGCGCAGTTCCGGATCCTCGAGGATCGCGTCGGTCGTCGAGTCGACGACCCGCCGGTCGACGTCTATCTCCCGGGCAATCCCCGTGTTCGGAATTTCGATCCCGCCGGAGACGACGCGGCCCTCGTCGTTGACGGAGAACCCGCGCTCGAGTAGCAGGCGGATAACCGCCTGCTGGCTCGGCGATCCCTCGAACTTCTCCATGATCTCGTCGAACATTCGTCCGCGAGTGTATGCGGGCCGTGGTATAATGTCCGGCGGTCGCTCGGCGTGGCCCCGACGGAATCGTCTCGCTCGTCCCGCCGACCCCGCGTCTGACGGACGTTTTTGAGGCCGTAGCCGAAACGACTCTCCATGCGCGCACTCAGCCGCTGTGATTTCTGCGGAGCCGACGCCGCCGGGACCTTCGAACTGCTGCCGCCCGAACTCGAGCCGACCGAAGACGAACAGCGCCGCGTCGTCCTCTGTCAGGAGTGTTCAACGCGACTCGAGGACCTCCTCAAACCGCTGTTGGTCCGCGCCGGTGTCGAGTCGGCCGACGAGATGACCGCAACCGATTCGGACCGCCCGACCGATTCGAGCCAGCCAGATCATTCCCCCGCCGACTCCCCGACCACCGACTCTCCGTCCGCCGATTCGAGCGAACTCGAGACGGTCGACGAGGACGCGCAATCAGATTCCGCGGAGTCCAGTCGACCGGCCGTGATCGACGTGAACGCGGCCAAAACGGATCCGGACGAGAACGAGGCCGGTACGGATGCTGATTCGACCGAGTCCGAGGCGGCCGCCGAACCTGATCAACCGAATTCCTCGGAGCCGACCGCGGCGACCGACCACGGGATCACGCTCGAGCGCACCGCCGATGCGGAGTCGTCCACGGGAACTTCGACTGCGGACTCCCCGGTCGAGGACGATACCGACTCGAGTGCGGATGAGGCACACGATACTGACTCGAGCACTGATGAAGACCGAGATGCCGAGAGCGCCGCCGACGATGGTGGTTCCTCGAACGCCGCCGATTCGGGAACCAGCCCGCCGCGAGGATACGGGAAAGTTATTCGGCTCCTTCGAAACCGGGAGTTCCCCATGGCCCGCGGCGACGTCGAAACGCTCGCTGCCGGGGCCTACGATCTCGAGCCCCACACCGTCGAGGAGATCATCGAGTATGCGTTCGAGGACGGTGAATTCCAAGAAGACGGCGATCAACTCGTCCGTCCGTAGACGGTACCCGCGAGCCATCCATCGTAGGCGCGCACGTTTCTCGCTCGTAGTCGATCATCAGCGGCGTTCGAAACGTCTCTTCGCAGCAATTAGCTCCGGCCGATCCCGAGTAATCGCTGTCCCCGCTGTCACGTCGTCGACTGTCTCACTCCGAGAGCGTCCCCTTGGTGCTCGGCGCACCTTCGCGGCGCTCGTCGAACCGCGTCGCGTCGTCGAGCGCTCGAGCGAGCGCCTTGAACAGCGCCTCGACTTCGTGGTGGCCGTTCTCGCCCTCGACCGCCAGGTGAAGCGTTAGGCCTGCGTTCATCGCCAGCGATTCCCCGAAGTGTCGGGCCATGTCACTCGTGAACTCGCCGATCTGATCCTGCGAGAACGACCCGTCGAAGTAAAACCGTGGACGGCTGCTCACATCGACGATCGCCGAACCAACGGCTTCGTCCAGCGGCACCCGGCGATCGGCGTACCGAACGATTCCCGTTCGGTCGCCGAGCGCGTCCGACAGCGCCGTCCCGAGAACGATCGCGACGTCCTCGACCGTGTGGTGGTCGTCGATCTCGAGATCGCCGTCACAATCGACCTCGAGGTCGAACAGGCCGTGTTTGGCAAGCGCCGTTAGCATGTGATCGAAGAATCCGATTCCGGTCTCGACGTCAGCCCTGCCGCTTCCGTCGACCGCGAGTGTACACTCGATCGTCGTCTCGGCCGTCTCTCGGGTGACGGTCGCCGTTCGCTCGCTCATGGCCCAACGAGGGGGCTGGCAGTACAAGGCGATTGCGCTCGCTGCGCGGCCCTGACCGGTACTCTTCGCCCGCCGTCGGATCCTTCGAACGAATGCATGAAACTCTCTCAAAATGGCCGATAAAATGTCTAAAGATTCCTAAGGGCGTAACGAAACGTCGGATGACTGGGCCTACTTGCGTAAAACGGATCGAAATTACGCCAACCTTCTCCCTATTATATGTTACTGCCGGTGAGAGTCATGAATAACCGAGGTGAACTCTCCACGATGTCAAACTCTTCCCCGCTCCCCAACGAATCGATCGCTCAGCCGTCCCCTGAGACGGATCGAGGTACCGACGCCTTTCACCGACTCGTCCGAACGATCAAACAACCCGCCCAGTTCCTCTCGTTCTGGGCCGCGATTGCATTGCCGTTCGTTCACGTCCCGCTACTCGCACAGGGCCTGGGCGATCCGACAGTTACGATGACGTTTCTTACGCTCCTCGCGATCAACGTCCTCGCCCTCTATTTCGGTCACGGCTACAACGAGTCGCCGTGATTCGTCTGGCGGTCGCTGCCCTCCAATCTTAGTCTTTCCCCACTGCCCTCTACTCTCTCCACAACTTCTCCAATCACTCCCCACCACGCCTTGCTCTGCTTTGTCGGGCTGAAATCGATGCTCGCTGGTGAATCGCCGACCGAACCGATTATTTCCTCCCCGACGTACGGTCTGACTCGATGAGGATTCGCGTCGACTGGCGCTCGAGTTGCAGTCTCTCCGGAACGGTGTTGAAGTGGCTCGCCGTTCCGCTTTCAGCCCCCCTCGTTCTGGCCGTGATCGACGGCTCGGACCCGACGCCGTTCGTGGTGGCCGTCATCGTCACCGCACTCGTCGGGTTGTCACTCGAGCGCCTCAGCGTGGACCGGGATCTGGGCCAGCGCGAGGCGTTTCTGATGGTCGCACTGACGTGGCTCTGTGTCGCCGTCATCGGCGCGATACCGTTTTTCGTCGCGGGCGTTGGCACGCTCGCACACCCGATCAACGCGCTCTTTGAGAGCACCAGCGGGCTCACGACCACAGGGGCGACCGTCCTTGAGGACTTCGACGCCCACTCGAGGGCGATCATGCTCTGGCGACAACTCCTTCAGTGGCTCGGCGGGTTGGGTATCCTGGTCGTCGCTATCGGTCTGCTCTCGAACCTGATGGTCGGTGGTGCGCAGTTGATGGAGACCGAAACGCAGACCAGAAACGTCCGGAAACTGCGCCCGCACATCGCCGACACTGCACGGCTCATCTGGGGGCTGTACGTCGGCCTCACCGTCCTCGCCGCGGCGACCTTTTACGCACTCAATCGGCTCGGTGTGGCACCGGAGATGACCCTCTTTAACGCCGTCTCGCACGCGCTCACGAGCGTCTCAACGGCCGGCTTCTCGCCGGAGGCCGAAAGCGTCGGCGCGTTCTCACCGATCGTCCAGTGGTCGTTCGTCCCCTTCATGATCCTCGGCGCGACGAACTTCGTGTTGCTCTACTACGTCGTGCAGGGCAACTATTTCCAGCCGCTGAAAAACGAGGAGTTTCGCTTCTACGTCGGCGTTCTGGCCGCGTTCAGCCTCCTCGTCGTCGGGGTTCTGTCCGTCGACTCGTCGTTCGATCGGGGCCTCGAGCCGACGATCCGCCACGGCGTGTTCAACGTCGTCTCGATGGTCACGACGACCGGGTACGCTTCGGTGGATTTCGACCTCTGGTCGTCCGGCGCGAAGCACATCCTCTTTCTGTGTATGTTCCTCGGCGGGATGGCGGGAAGTACGACCTGTTCGATCAAGTTGCTGCGCTGGCTCGTCGTTCTCAAGACCCTCTACCGCAACCTGTTTACGTCGATTCACCCGCAGGCGGTCCGCCCCGTCAGGCTCGGCGACAGCGTCGTCGACGAGGACACGATCACCGACATCTTCTCGTACGTGTTGCTCGTGCTCGTCATCTTCTTTCTCCTGACGATCGTCGTCGTCGTCGACGCCGCTCGAGACCC contains the following coding sequences:
- a CDS encoding IMPACT family protein — encoded protein: MTDTYRTIAEPATAEFVVQGSEFLGHARPVESVDAAEAFVETVEREYADATHNVPAYRVRADADGDFLREYSSDDGEPSGSAGKPALNVLEQEDVENCAVVVTRYYGGTNLGVGGLVRAYSRAVKDAVEAAGIVEERPHERIAITVEYDDSGTVRGIIESEGYEFGATYEAEVSFDVRVPLAEREAFEDRLRSATSGRVDLE
- a CDS encoding amino acid-binding protein; this encodes MFDEIMEKFEGSPSQQAVIRLLLERGFSVNDEGRVVSGGIEIPNTGIAREIDVDRRVVDSTTDAILEDPELRRIFQNISQVPSLMDLAPVLDLTVLSIEVDDADEKGIVATITGLLADHDISIRQTISEDPEFTDDPRLYLVTDEELPGDLFTDLREITFVRKIELQ
- the hisB gene encoding imidazoleglycerol-phosphate dehydratase HisB, which produces MSERTATVTRETAETTIECTLAVDGSGRADVETGIGFFDHMLTALAKHGLFDLEVDCDGDLEIDDHHTVEDVAIVLGTALSDALGDRTGIVRYADRRVPLDEAVGSAIVDVSSRPRFYFDGSFSQDQIGEFTSDMARHFGESLAMNAGLTLHLAVEGENGHHEVEALFKALARALDDATRFDERREGAPSTKGTLSE
- a CDS encoding TrkH family potassium uptake protein translates to MRIRVDWRSSCSLSGTVLKWLAVPLSAPLVLAVIDGSDPTPFVVAVIVTALVGLSLERLSVDRDLGQREAFLMVALTWLCVAVIGAIPFFVAGVGTLAHPINALFESTSGLTTTGATVLEDFDAHSRAIMLWRQLLQWLGGLGILVVAIGLLSNLMVGGAQLMETETQTRNVRKLRPHIADTARLIWGLYVGLTVLAAATFYALNRLGVAPEMTLFNAVSHALTSVSTAGFSPEAESVGAFSPIVQWSFVPFMILGATNFVLLYYVVQGNYFQPLKNEEFRFYVGVLAAFSLLVVGVLSVDSSFDRGLEPTIRHGVFNVVSMVTTTGYASVDFDLWSSGAKHILFLCMFLGGMAGSTTCSIKLLRWLVVLKTLYRNLFTSIHPQAVRPVRLGDSVVDEDTITDIFSYVLLVLVIFFLLTIVVVVDAARDPSTAVSEFDALGAAASIFLNIGPAFGMAGPMGSYEGFSVFSKSVMIVMMWIGRIEIIPVLVLLTPAFWKS